One region of Motacilla alba alba isolate MOTALB_02 chromosome 24, Motacilla_alba_V1.0_pri, whole genome shotgun sequence genomic DNA includes:
- the STT3A gene encoding dolichyl-diphosphooligosaccharide--protein glycosyltransferase subunit STT3A: MTKLGFLRLSYEKQDTLLKLLILSMAAVLSFSTRLFSVLRFESVIHEFDPYFNYRTTRFLAEEGFYKFHNWFDDRAWYPLGRIIGGTIYPGLMITSAAIYHVLHFFHITIDIRNVCVFLAPLFSSFTTIVTYHLTKELKDAGAGLLAAAMIAVVPGYISRSVAGSYDNEGIAIFCMLLTYYMWIKAVKTGSIYWAAMCALAYFYMVSSWGGYVFLINLIPLHVLVLMLTGRFSHRIYVAYCTVYCLGTILSMQISFVGFQPVLSSEHMAALGVFGLCQIHAFVDYLRSKLNPQQFEILFRSVISLVGFVLLSVGAVLMLTGKISPWTGRFYSLLDPSYAKNNIPIIASVSEHQPTTWSSYYFDLQLLVFMFPVGLYYCFSNLSDARIFIIMYGVTSMYFSAVMVRLMLVLAPVMCILSGIGVSQVLSTYMKNLDISRPDKKSKKQQDSTYPIKNEVASGMILVMAFFLITYTFHSTWVTSEAYSSPSIVLSARGGDGSRIIFDDFREAYYWLRHNTPEDAKVMSWWDYGYQITAMANRTILVDNNTWNNTHISRVGQAMASTEEKAYEIMRELDVSYVLVIFGGLTGYSSDDINKFLWMVRIGGSTDTGRHIKEHDYYTPTGEFRVDREGSPVLLNCLMYKMCYYRFGQVYTEAKRPPGYDRVRNAEIGNKDFELDVLEEAYTTEHWLVRIYKVKDLDNRGLSRT; the protein is encoded by the exons ATGACCAAGCTGGGGTTTCTCCGGCTCTCCTATGAGAAGCAGGACACGCTGCTCAAGCTCCTCATCCTGTCAATGGCAGCTGTCCTGT CTTTCTCCACGAGACTTTTCTCCGTCTTAAGATTTGAAAGTGTCATCCATGAGTTTGACCC CTATTTCAACTACCGCACCACCCGCTTCCTGGCTGAGGAGGGCTTCTACAAATTCCACAACTGGTTTGATGACCGAGCGTGGTACCCCCTGGGCAGGATCATCGGGGGAACCATTTACCCAG GCCTGATGATCACATCGGCAGCGATTTACCACGTGCTGCACTTCTTCCACATCACCATCGACATCCGCAACGTCTGCGTGTTCCTGGCtcccctcttctcctccttcacCACCATCGTGACTTACCACCTCACCAAAGAGCTCAAG GATGCAGGGGCAGGACTCCTCGCTGCTGCCATGATCGCTGTTGTGCCTGGATACATCTCTCGGTCTGTTGCTGGCTCCTATGATAATGAAG GTATCGCCATATTCTGCATGCTCTTGACCTACTACATGTGGATCAAGGCCGTCAAAACTGGCTCCATCTATTGGGCAGCCATGTGTGCCCTCGCCTATTTCTACATG GTCTCCTCGTGGGGTGGCTACGTCTTCCTGATCAACCTCATCCCCTTGCACGTCCTGGTGCTGATGCTCACCGGGCGCTTCTCCCACAGGATCTACGTAGCCTATTGCACAGTCTACTGCTTGGGAACCATCCTCTCCATGCAGATCTCCTTTGTTGGCTTCCAG CCTGTCCTCTCCTCGGAGCACATGGCTGCCCTTGGAGTCTTCGGCCTGTGCCAGATCCACGCCTTTGTGGACTACCTCCGGAGCAAGCTGAacccgcagcagttcgagatCCTCTTCAGGAGTGTCATTTCCCTGGTCGGCTTCGTCCTCCTCTCCGTCGGGGCCGTGCTGATGCTCACAG GGAAAATCTCCCCATGGACGGGGCGTTTCTATTCCCTGCTGGACCCCTCCTATGCCAAGAACAACATCCCCATCATCGCCTCCGTCTCTGAGCACCAGCCCACCACTTGGTCCTCCTACTACTTCGACCTGCAGCTCCTTGTTTTCATGTTCCCAG TTGGCCTCTACTACTGCTTCAGCAACCTCTCGGATGCCCGGATCTTCATCATCATGTACGGCGTGACCAGCATGTACTTCTCAGCTGTCATG GTGCGTCTCATGCTGGTGCTGGCTCCTGTGATGTGCATCCTGTCTGGCATTGGGGTCTCTCAGGTGTTGTCCACCTACATGAAGAACCTGGATATCAGCCGGCCAGACAAGAAGAGCAAAAAGCAGCAAGACTCCACCTACCCCATTAAAAATGAG GTTGCCAGTGGCATGATCCTGGTCATGGCGTTCTTCCTGATCACCTACACCTTCCACTCCACCTGGGTGACCAGCGAGGCCTATTCCTCCCCCTCCATCGTTCTCTCTGCCCGTGGTGGCGATGGCAGCAGGATCATCTTCGATGACTTCCGAGAAGCTTATTACTGGCTGCGGCACAACACGCCGGAG GATGCCAAGGTGATGTCCTGGTGGGACTACGGGTACCAGATCACTGCCATGGCCAACCGGACCATCCTGGTGGACAACAACACCTGGAACAACACGCACATCTCCCGCGTCGGCCAG GCCATGGCGTCAACGGAGGAGAAGGCCTACGAGATCATGAGGGAGCTGGACGTCAGCTACGTGCTGGTCATCTTTGGTGGCCTCACCGGGTACTCATCGGACG ACATCAACAAGTTCCTGTGGATGGTGCGGATCGGGGGCAGCACGGACACGGGGCGCCACATCAAGGAGCACGACTATTACACCCCCACCGGCGAGTTCCGAGTCGACCGCGAGGGCTCCCCGGTGCTGCTCAACTGCCTCATGTACAAGATGTGCTACTACCGCTTCGGCCAGGTCTACACTGAGGCCA agCGACCGCCAGGCTACGACCGGGTGCGGAATGCCGAAATCGGCAACAAGGACTTTGAGCTGGACGTGCTGGAGGAGGCGTACACCACAGAGCACTGGCTGGTCCGAATATACAAG GTGAAAGATTTGGACAACCGCGGGTTGTCGAGGACGTAG